A window of Gemmatimonadota bacterium contains these coding sequences:
- a CDS encoding methionyl-tRNA formyltransferase — protein sequence MRILFFGTPDFATPPLRALIGEGHDVVAVVTQPDRPQGRSRSTLVPSPVKVVALEEGIQVLQPDRPRGEEFMAALRALEPDLAVVVAYGHILKQDLIDLPRLGTLNIHASLLPRWRGAAPIQAAMLAGDEETGVCIMRMVLALDAGPVLLALRTPIDEMETAGELTERLAELGAEAIVEAVTMLDLGGVEEQPQDEAGVTYAPKIERAMARIDFRQSARQVARTIHGYDPKPGAWGLLRGGEVRLFGARAIEDRQGDPGEVLEVGEMGMIVACGSGAVAVEAVHPAGKRRIAALDWAQGRGVSPGDHWEAADGPAA from the coding sequence GTGCGAATCCTCTTCTTCGGCACCCCCGACTTCGCCACCCCGCCCCTCCGCGCCCTGATCGGCGAAGGGCACGATGTGGTCGCGGTGGTGACGCAGCCTGACCGCCCGCAGGGGCGCTCGCGCTCGACGCTGGTGCCGTCGCCGGTGAAGGTCGTCGCGCTCGAGGAAGGGATCCAGGTGCTGCAGCCGGACCGGCCGCGCGGCGAGGAGTTCATGGCGGCGCTGCGCGCGCTCGAGCCGGACCTCGCGGTGGTGGTCGCCTACGGGCACATCCTCAAGCAGGACCTGATCGACCTTCCGCGCCTCGGCACGCTCAACATCCATGCGTCGCTGTTGCCGCGTTGGCGCGGTGCCGCGCCCATCCAGGCGGCGATGCTCGCCGGGGACGAGGAGACGGGCGTCTGCATCATGCGCATGGTGCTCGCGCTCGACGCGGGGCCGGTGCTCCTCGCGCTCCGCACGCCGATCGACGAGATGGAGACGGCGGGCGAGCTCACCGAGCGGCTCGCGGAGCTGGGCGCCGAGGCGATCGTCGAGGCGGTCACGATGCTCGACCTCGGGGGCGTGGAGGAACAGCCGCAGGACGAGGCCGGCGTCACCTATGCGCCGAAGATCGAGCGCGCCATGGCGCGGATCGACTTCCGGCAGTCGGCCCGTCAGGTCGCGCGCACCATCCACGGGTACGACCCCAAGCCGGGCGCGTGGGGTCTGCTCCGCGGCGGCGAGGTGCGCCTCTTCGGCGCACGCGCGATCGAGGACCGCCAGGGCGACCCGGGCGAGGTCCTCGAGGTCGGCGAGATGGGGATGATCGTCGCTTGCGGGAGCGGGGCGGTGGCGGTGGAGGCGGTCCATCCCGCCGGGAAGCGGCGGATCGCGGCGCTCGACTGGGCGCAGGGGCGAGGCGTCAGCCCCGGGGACCACTGGGAGGCGGCCGACGGTCCAGCCGCCTGA